In a genomic window of Gemmatimonadales bacterium:
- the bamD gene encoding outer membrane protein assembly factor BamD: protein MRRRWGWLAPLLLAASLTGCGKGPAAAPTVTPTPVSRVSESASSAELDSLWTKANHAFRHGKWNDAVKHLSRAILEFPPGDPRIAQAHFFLGECQFALGSNLEAAREFRKVSDDTPDDPLAPGALLRVGDAYADLWRRPELDPSYGQTALSTYQELLNRYPGGTPADRAQARIADLQERFAYKEYKAALYYIRLKAFDSAILYLKDLVATYPRAKVAPDALIHLVQAYRTLGYKEDVQETCGYLRRFHPGTAGIRVACPTQPAEAS from the coding sequence ATGAGACGACGCTGGGGTTGGCTCGCTCCGTTGCTGCTCGCTGCCTCGCTGACGGGGTGTGGGAAGGGGCCCGCCGCGGCGCCGACGGTGACGCCGACCCCGGTCTCCCGGGTGTCGGAGTCCGCCAGCAGCGCGGAGCTCGATTCGCTCTGGACCAAGGCGAATCACGCATTCCGGCACGGCAAGTGGAATGATGCGGTCAAGCATCTCAGCCGCGCCATCCTGGAGTTCCCCCCGGGCGATCCGCGCATCGCGCAGGCGCACTTCTTTCTCGGCGAATGCCAGTTCGCGTTGGGCAGCAACCTCGAGGCGGCCCGCGAGTTCCGGAAGGTCTCGGATGACACCCCGGACGACCCGCTCGCTCCCGGGGCGCTGCTGCGGGTGGGGGACGCCTACGCCGATCTCTGGCGGCGGCCCGAGCTCGACCCCTCCTACGGGCAGACCGCGCTGTCCACCTACCAGGAGCTGCTCAACCGCTATCCCGGCGGCACGCCAGCCGACCGGGCACAGGCCCGGATCGCCGATCTGCAGGAGCGATTCGCCTACAAGGAATACAAGGCGGCGCTGTACTACATCCGGCTGAAGGCGTTCGACTCGGCCATCCTTTATCTCAAGGATCTGGTGGCCACCTATCCCCGGGCCAAGGTGGCGCCTGACGCGCTCATCCATCTGGTGCAGGCGTACCGGACCCTGGGATACAAGGAAGACGTGCAGGAGACCTGCGGGTACCTCCGCCGATTCCATCCGGGCACCGCGGGGATCCGGGTCGCCTGTCCCACTCAACCGGCAGAGGCATCCTGA
- the nadD gene encoding nicotinate-nucleotide adenylyltransferase, protein MIGLLGGSFDPVHHGHLIVAQVAAEALGLECLRLVPARQQPFKQGRHSAPAADRAAMLALAVAGMPGFAVERAELDRPGPSYTVDTLRTLREREPAAEFTLLLGADAAAELPAWHEAEELPRLARIVVFARPGSTVPGAPWIARSVEVPAIDISATEIRRRVREGRSIRYWVPDAVAEYVTGHRLYLDQE, encoded by the coding sequence ATGATCGGTCTCCTCGGCGGATCCTTCGATCCGGTCCATCACGGACATCTGATCGTCGCCCAGGTCGCCGCGGAGGCGCTCGGTCTCGAGTGCCTTCGCCTGGTCCCCGCTCGGCAGCAACCGTTCAAGCAAGGCCGGCACTCGGCGCCGGCGGCCGACCGCGCCGCCATGCTGGCGTTGGCGGTGGCCGGGATGCCGGGCTTCGCCGTGGAGCGGGCGGAGCTCGACCGGCCAGGTCCGTCATATACGGTCGACACCCTGCGGACGCTCCGGGAGCGCGAGCCGGCGGCCGAGTTCACCCTGCTCCTGGGGGCGGACGCGGCGGCCGAGCTGCCAGCGTGGCATGAGGCGGAGGAGCTGCCGCGGCTGGCGCGGATCGTGGTGTTCGCCCGGCCGGGGTCCACCGTGCCGGGCGCGCCCTGGATCGCCCGGAGCGTCGAGGTTCCCGCTATCGATATCTCGGCCACCGAGATCCGGCGCCGGGTGCGGGAGGGCCGCTCGATCCGCTACTGGGTGCCGGATGCCGTCGCCGAGTACGTCACCGGTCACCGGTTATATTTGGACCAAGAATGA